In Opitutaceae bacterium TAV5, one genomic interval encodes:
- a CDS encoding dehydrogenase: METRRHKLGILGCGGIMRGTYTPIIRRLSDRVEVAAVCDPNPQNLSTAAQLFPSASPCPDAAQLLETPGLDAVMVLTTERANAATATLAMQAGTTVYLEKPPAISRTEFDALLDCETRTGTRLFVAFNRRHTPLLKCIELSNTTIRHVRGRMARLRRRLDHFPTTAIHLIDSAQFLFGDFFAEAEVRFSPSPADSWHVRGTWPGGVTCDLEFLPVSGANCEYLVFEGDDHTLDIQFPNAASAFPCGRILRTNALSPPPPATTPGDDTEEMGYAPAFRAFIAALDSGDHPAPIWRLSTCRSTIAIMETMMQQPYNPHHLFFKK, encoded by the coding sequence ATGGAAACCCGGAGACACAAGCTGGGCATACTCGGCTGCGGGGGGATCATGCGGGGGACTTACACGCCGATTATCCGCCGCCTTTCCGACCGCGTGGAAGTCGCGGCGGTCTGCGATCCAAACCCGCAAAATCTCTCCACCGCCGCCCAACTTTTTCCCTCAGCCAGCCCCTGCCCGGACGCCGCGCAACTGTTGGAAACACCCGGCCTCGACGCCGTCATGGTCTTGACGACCGAGCGCGCCAATGCCGCGACGGCCACTCTGGCCATGCAGGCCGGGACAACCGTTTACCTCGAAAAACCCCCCGCCATTTCGCGGACGGAATTCGACGCGCTGCTGGACTGTGAAACGCGGACAGGCACCCGGCTTTTTGTCGCATTCAACCGCCGCCACACGCCGCTGCTCAAGTGCATCGAGTTATCGAATACGACAATCCGCCACGTCCGCGGGCGCATGGCGCGCCTTCGTCGTCGCCTGGATCATTTTCCGACCACCGCCATTCACCTGATCGATTCCGCACAATTTCTCTTCGGAGATTTTTTTGCCGAAGCCGAAGTTCGCTTTTCGCCTTCCCCGGCGGACAGTTGGCACGTGCGCGGCACATGGCCCGGCGGAGTCACCTGCGATCTCGAATTTCTTCCCGTGAGCGGCGCCAACTGCGAATACCTCGTATTCGAGGGCGACGACCACACGCTCGACATCCAGTTCCCCAACGCCGCCAGCGCCTTTCCCTGCGGACGAATCCTGCGCACAAACGCCCTCTCCCCCCCTCCCCCGGCAACAACTCCGGGCGACGACACCGAAGAGATGGGCTACGCACCCGCCTTCCGCGCCTTCATCGCCGCCTTGGACAGCGGAGATCATCCCGCCCCCATCTGGCGGCTTTCCACCTGCCGCTCCACAATCGCCATCATGGAAACGATGATGCAACAGCCATACAACCCGCACCACCTGTTTTTCAAAAAATAG
- a CDS encoding glycoside hydrolase family 10 has translation MTPTANTRQNIADQLLAHFRNPETSVEKRVANGIRRHRMGPAKLRFVNADGLPAADVPITVRQTRHDFLFGCNLFLLDGFKASEDNRAYERAFLDLFNSGVVPFYWSDLEPVRGQPRFAAGSPPIPRRPPPDVVVDFCERHRITPKGHCLVWHQWIPGWLPSDPDETGCIITRRIREIASRYGRSIPMWDVVNEPMEKHLFPGATMLPDDYIADAFCEAARAFPSSTTLFLNEATTYSWRNIEGRTTGLHLLEQNLLLRGHKIDGLGLQYHLFFYDKNNVLTTSVEDLIRARDTHLDPNRLFAALDLHAQTRPGRPIHISEITLPAYPDLPDIVAEDLQARLLRELYHLWFSHPGVEGIYWWNLADGVAHGRESALRAGLLREDLSPKPAYDALRQLIREEWTTCFTTLSDADGICEFSGFHGDYEITVEHPGGHRTTHTIGLHKNSPVHFTLNIDAPACSSRAAPVNESTNAIT, from the coding sequence ATGACACCAACCGCGAACACCCGACAAAACATCGCCGACCAGCTACTCGCTCATTTCCGCAACCCGGAAACCAGCGTCGAAAAGCGCGTCGCCAATGGCATTCGCCGTCACCGCATGGGACCGGCGAAACTGCGCTTCGTGAACGCGGACGGGCTTCCCGCCGCTGACGTCCCCATCACCGTCCGCCAGACTCGTCACGACTTCCTTTTCGGCTGCAACCTGTTCCTCCTCGACGGCTTCAAGGCCAGCGAAGACAACCGCGCCTACGAGCGCGCCTTCCTCGACCTCTTCAATTCCGGCGTCGTCCCCTTTTACTGGTCCGACCTCGAACCCGTTCGGGGCCAACCGCGCTTCGCCGCAGGCAGCCCCCCGATCCCGCGCCGCCCGCCGCCCGATGTCGTCGTGGACTTTTGCGAACGCCACCGCATCACCCCCAAAGGCCACTGTCTTGTATGGCACCAATGGATACCTGGATGGCTCCCCTCCGATCCTGATGAGACCGGGTGCATTATCACCCGCCGCATCCGCGAAATCGCCAGTCGCTACGGCCGCAGCATCCCCATGTGGGACGTCGTCAATGAACCGATGGAAAAGCATCTGTTTCCCGGCGCCACCATGCTGCCCGACGACTACATCGCCGACGCCTTTTGCGAAGCCGCCCGCGCATTCCCCTCCTCCACCACCCTCTTTCTCAACGAAGCTACCACCTACTCCTGGCGAAACATCGAGGGTCGCACCACCGGCCTCCACCTCCTTGAACAAAACCTGCTCCTGCGCGGCCACAAAATCGACGGGCTCGGCCTTCAGTATCACCTCTTCTTTTACGACAAAAACAACGTTCTCACCACTTCCGTCGAAGACCTTATCCGCGCCCGCGACACTCACCTCGATCCCAACCGGCTTTTCGCCGCCCTCGATCTTCACGCCCAAACCCGTCCCGGCCGCCCCATCCATATTTCGGAAATCACCCTCCCCGCGTATCCCGATCTTCCCGACATTGTTGCCGAGGACCTCCAGGCCCGCCTTCTCCGCGAACTCTACCACCTCTGGTTCAGCCATCCCGGCGTCGAGGGTATCTACTGGTGGAACCTTGCCGACGGCGTCGCCCACGGACGCGAAAGCGCCCTGCGCGCCGGCCTCCTCCGCGAAGACCTCTCCCCAAAACCCGCCTACGATGCCCTGCGTCAACTCATTCGCGAGGAATGGACCACCTGCTTCACAACCTTGAGCGATGCCGACGGCATCTGCGAATTTTCCGGCTTCCACGGCGACTACGAAATCACCGTCGAACACCCCGGCGGCCATCGCACCACCCACACCATCGGCCTCCACAAAAACAGTCCGGTCCACTTCACCCTCAACATCGACGCTCCAGCCTGCTCGTCCAGGGCGGCTCCGGTGAACGAATCCACCAATGCAATAACCTGA
- a CDS encoding AraC family transcriptional regulator — MDNGWKKLHRHLASGHLLSYMVGMRHHLVDGHQTPRHLHPNAIEIVFHPTGCGHTTVFPKNRKPERVNFSAGDAIFYAPDLLHDQVVDDGGEDWCVLAAAPPGLRLNGCLHVPAIADTALCAEIETLARSLSTGPDAYHGVPDAGKPDGLPNAISVLLDLRTSAIMLHMIELAVAADSARARHGASFSLRAARQVEAAERYIQQHHDEIKSLSEVARHVGLSHDHLRHVFRKIRGRSLVRYLNEIRIARARTLLAHTMLPIKEIADLCGFCDEYYFSALFRRLCSIAPGAYREQHRTSKSDSTPPLTNGRHTTWAPRNCRDLLAR, encoded by the coding sequence ATGGATAATGGTTGGAAAAAACTTCACCGTCACCTCGCTTCTGGGCACCTCCTTTCCTACATGGTTGGCATGAGACACCACCTCGTGGATGGCCACCAAACGCCGCGCCATCTGCATCCAAATGCCATTGAAATTGTATTCCATCCCACAGGCTGCGGGCACACCACAGTGTTCCCCAAGAACAGGAAGCCCGAACGGGTGAATTTTTCCGCAGGTGACGCGATTTTCTATGCGCCCGATCTGCTGCACGATCAGGTGGTGGATGATGGAGGCGAGGACTGGTGCGTGCTGGCGGCCGCGCCTCCCGGACTGAGATTGAATGGTTGTCTCCATGTTCCCGCCATCGCAGACACCGCGCTTTGCGCCGAGATAGAAACGTTGGCGCGAAGTCTGTCCACGGGACCGGACGCCTACCACGGCGTCCCGGACGCGGGGAAACCCGACGGCCTGCCCAACGCGATTTCCGTCCTTCTGGATCTTCGCACGAGCGCGATTATGCTGCACATGATCGAACTGGCCGTCGCCGCCGACTCCGCCAGGGCGCGGCACGGCGCGTCATTTTCATTGCGGGCGGCGCGTCAGGTGGAGGCCGCCGAACGCTACATCCAGCAGCATCACGACGAGATCAAATCGTTGTCCGAGGTGGCCCGCCATGTGGGCCTGAGTCACGATCATCTGCGCCACGTTTTTCGCAAAATCCGTGGACGAAGTCTGGTGCGTTACCTCAACGAGATTCGCATTGCGCGTGCCCGCACTCTCCTCGCCCACACGATGCTGCCAATCAAGGAGATAGCCGATCTTTGCGGTTTCTGCGACGAGTATTATTTCTCCGCCCTTTTTCGTCGTCTTTGCAGCATCGCTCCCGGCGCCTACCGTGAGCAGCACCGCACATCGAAAAGTGACAGTACCCCGCCGTTGACAAACGGCCGGCATACTACATGGGCGCCACGCAACTGCCGTGACCTGCTCGCGCGCTGA
- a CDS encoding threonine dehydrogenase, translating into MTPAKRKAVLFTSAGTAKLTDIEQGELDDDRVLVRNEVSAISAGTERACLLDLPNLADAPSGQFPKCLGYSGVGRIVEAGRNVGNVKIGDRVLTHWGSMHSNYNDITEANLLKIDNEALASEHAVFAVIAGFSLNGLRKTRLELGESAAVVGMGILGAFAVALCRIAGGAPVIATDLSERRRALALSLGAHHAFDPADKDHIRKVRDASRGGVNAVVEVTGVSAALKQALAFTAKFGRVALLGCTRVAENDIDFYQDVHRPGIELIGAHTDARAKQESRPHAWTWKDDARALLDFMADGRLDMAKILSAVYSPHEAPAVYDRLARAPADFPVGAVFDWRKL; encoded by the coding sequence ATGACCCCCGCAAAACGAAAAGCAGTTTTATTCACCTCCGCAGGAACGGCGAAACTGACCGATATCGAGCAGGGCGAACTCGATGACGACAGGGTGCTCGTCAGAAACGAGGTGTCCGCCATCAGCGCCGGCACGGAACGCGCCTGCCTGCTGGATTTGCCAAACCTCGCCGACGCACCTTCCGGACAATTTCCGAAATGTCTCGGCTACAGTGGCGTGGGGCGCATCGTCGAAGCCGGGAGAAATGTCGGCAACGTGAAAATCGGCGACCGTGTTCTGACTCATTGGGGGAGCATGCATTCAAACTACAACGACATCACCGAAGCCAACCTGCTGAAAATCGACAACGAGGCGCTTGCCTCCGAGCACGCGGTTTTTGCGGTGATCGCCGGCTTCTCGCTCAATGGCCTGCGCAAGACGCGGCTGGAGCTTGGCGAAAGCGCGGCGGTGGTCGGCATGGGCATCCTTGGCGCGTTTGCGGTGGCGCTGTGCCGCATCGCCGGCGGCGCGCCGGTGATCGCCACGGATTTGAGCGAGCGGCGTCGCGCCCTGGCGCTCTCGCTTGGCGCCCATCACGCGTTCGATCCTGCCGACAAGGACCACATCCGGAAAGTCCGGGATGCCTCGCGCGGCGGTGTAAACGCGGTTGTGGAAGTCACGGGAGTGTCGGCCGCGTTGAAGCAGGCCTTGGCCTTCACCGCGAAGTTCGGACGCGTGGCATTGCTGGGCTGCACCCGCGTCGCGGAAAATGACATCGATTTCTATCAGGACGTCCATCGTCCGGGCATCGAGCTGATCGGCGCGCACACGGATGCGCGGGCGAAACAGGAGTCGCGCCCGCACGCCTGGACCTGGAAGGATGACGCGCGGGCGTTGCTGGATTTCATGGCGGACGGACGTCTGGACATGGCGAAAATTTTATCGGCGGTCTATTCGCCGCACGAAGCGCCGGCGGTTTATGACCGGCTCGCCAGGGCCCCTGCTGATTTTCCTGTCGGGGCCGTGTTCGACTGGAGAAAACTATAA
- a CDS encoding threonine dehydrogenase, whose translation MKNTSMLAGRKLIFTGKGQVECVPCEIPVPSAGEVLVRKVRTLMSTGTENIVFNRNFDPGTHWDRWVKYPFHPGYSVMGVVQEIGPAADSSNSADEQAGRPLKVGDRIVCRNPHSSHGLLKAEECYPVPDNVSDDDAPWFALAKISGHGVRAADIRLGDPVAIIGAGPIGQMACRWALMGGAGRVAMIDLSPERLNMAAAAGAIPVAVPAAEAKDAVLNALGDEAPRAVIDSTGNAAVLHAAFAMVETLGTVVLLGDTGSPVSQTLTPDFIRRGLTLRGVHDGRNSPEWNNRVAADRFFAAVGNGHFSLAGLNTHRFRPEQCVEAYRLANTDRVRTMGILFDWSEG comes from the coding sequence ATGAAAAACACCTCCATGTTGGCTGGCCGAAAACTGATTTTCACGGGGAAAGGACAAGTTGAGTGCGTTCCTTGCGAAATCCCCGTCCCCTCCGCCGGCGAGGTGCTGGTGCGAAAGGTGCGGACGTTGATGAGCACCGGAACGGAGAATATCGTTTTTAACCGTAATTTTGATCCGGGCACGCACTGGGATCGTTGGGTAAAATATCCGTTTCATCCCGGTTATTCCGTGATGGGCGTGGTGCAGGAAATCGGCCCCGCTGCTGACTCGTCAAATAGCGCAGACGAGCAAGCGGGACGGCCGTTGAAAGTTGGCGACCGGATTGTTTGTCGCAATCCACACTCGTCGCACGGACTGTTAAAGGCAGAGGAATGTTATCCTGTGCCGGACAACGTGAGCGATGATGACGCACCGTGGTTCGCTCTCGCCAAAATCTCAGGACACGGCGTGCGCGCCGCCGACATTCGCCTCGGCGACCCCGTCGCAATCATCGGCGCGGGCCCCATCGGACAGATGGCATGTCGCTGGGCTTTGATGGGAGGGGCCGGGCGCGTAGCCATGATCGATCTTTCCCCGGAACGCCTGAACATGGCCGCCGCCGCCGGAGCGATTCCCGTGGCGGTTCCCGCCGCGGAGGCAAAAGACGCCGTGCTAAACGCGCTCGGAGACGAAGCGCCCCGCGCGGTCATTGACTCAACGGGAAATGCCGCCGTGCTCCACGCCGCATTTGCAATGGTGGAGACCTTGGGAACCGTGGTGCTGCTCGGAGACACCGGGTCGCCCGTCAGTCAGACGCTGACGCCCGACTTTATCCGACGCGGCCTTACCTTGCGCGGCGTGCATGACGGTCGAAATTCACCCGAATGGAACAACCGCGTCGCCGCGGACCGTTTTTTTGCAGCGGTCGGAAACGGACATTTTTCGCTCGCAGGCCTGAATACGCACCGGTTCCGCCCGGAGCAATGCGTGGAAGCCTACCGTCTGGCGAACACGGACCGCGTGCGCACCATGGGCATCCTCTTCGACTGGTCGGAGGGTTAG
- a CDS encoding N-terminal cleavage protein, producing the protein MKKPSAFTLIELLTVIAIIGILAAIIIPTVGVVRGKAKAVTCASNMRQIGTAMLTYASDNKNHFPYGYGYPLSDGNTVQDTWLVALSPYVGLENRLGKNPLPRAEGVLLCPAYNYDAVARKIPYGYNPNIDPRNDGNRSPRWNYNAIIGTPSRLFLVIETDTSGDFYLSIYGLARRHPGDIANFLFADGHVEAIKSPQPGIYHVDGEGGGGDNRWNFSRNN; encoded by the coding sequence ATGAAAAAACCATCCGCTTTCACACTGATCGAACTGCTCACCGTCATCGCCATCATCGGTATTCTGGCCGCGATCATCATCCCCACGGTGGGGGTTGTTCGAGGCAAAGCCAAGGCGGTCACTTGCGCCTCCAACATGCGCCAGATCGGAACCGCCATGCTCACCTACGCCAGCGATAATAAAAATCATTTCCCTTATGGCTACGGTTACCCGCTGTCTGACGGCAATACAGTTCAGGACACATGGCTGGTAGCACTCTCCCCATATGTCGGTCTCGAAAACCGTCTTGGTAAAAATCCGCTTCCGCGCGCCGAGGGCGTTCTCCTATGCCCGGCCTACAATTACGACGCAGTCGCACGGAAAATCCCCTACGGATACAATCCTAACATCGACCCCAGGAATGACGGAAATCGGTCACCAAGATGGAATTACAATGCAATCATCGGCACGCCTTCACGTTTATTCCTTGTGATTGAGACAGACACCAGTGGCGACTTCTACTTGTCTATCTATGGCCTCGCGCGTCGCCATCCCGGCGACATCGCCAACTTTCTTTTCGCTGACGGTCACGTCGAAGCAATCAAAAGCCCTCAACCTGGGATCTATCACGTCGATGGTGAAGGCGGTGGCGGCGACAACCGCTGGAACTTTTCCCGCAACAATTGA
- a CDS encoding transcriptional regulator has translation MATVSRVFNHHPNIRPELRRHVLAVAREHGYLPRLSLKQKNVVIITPYSPVYPVHSCVDMILMALTQEMPRRGFRLEILPADNCERLDDIQFCAAVAIGAEPASFADWPDRFPVPLVILDREGAANPPHVYYIRSDEEQGMELAIGHLHERGCRKIGCIIHGEPGTGNTGQRHAAIVRALKSRKLPCEDSLIFFSGPGDESYVELTGKLLKQGIDALFCPGGNAGIISLYAFSLYERRVPDDISLIASEQTSFSRYTVPPLTTISPDYQAMAAATADVIEARLTDRNTPGRTVLPYRLIARESVISHRKGRPRKY, from the coding sequence ATGGCAACCGTCTCACGTGTATTTAACCATCACCCGAATATTCGCCCCGAACTCCGGCGGCATGTGCTGGCCGTGGCGCGCGAGCACGGCTACCTCCCCCGACTTTCCCTCAAGCAAAAAAACGTCGTCATCATCACGCCTTACAGCCCGGTGTATCCGGTCCACAGTTGCGTGGACATGATCCTGATGGCCCTCACGCAGGAGATGCCCCGGCGCGGTTTTCGGCTGGAAATCCTGCCTGCCGACAATTGCGAGCGGCTTGACGACATCCAGTTCTGCGCGGCCGTGGCCATCGGGGCGGAGCCGGCTTCATTCGCCGACTGGCCGGACCGTTTTCCGGTGCCGCTGGTGATTCTCGATCGCGAGGGCGCGGCCAATCCACCCCATGTGTATTACATCCGCTCGGACGAGGAGCAGGGCATGGAGCTTGCGATCGGGCATCTTCACGAACGCGGCTGTCGCAAGATCGGCTGCATTATTCACGGCGAGCCCGGCACGGGCAACACCGGCCAACGTCACGCGGCCATTGTTCGTGCGCTGAAATCCCGAAAACTCCCTTGCGAGGATTCGCTGATTTTTTTCTCGGGACCGGGCGACGAAAGCTATGTCGAGTTGACGGGAAAACTTCTGAAACAGGGGATTGATGCCCTGTTTTGTCCGGGAGGGAACGCCGGGATCATCTCGCTTTATGCATTTTCACTCTACGAACGACGAGTGCCGGACGACATATCGCTGATCGCCTCGGAACAGACTTCCTTCTCGCGCTATACGGTGCCGCCGTTGACGACGATCTCCCCCGATTACCAGGCGATGGCGGCGGCCACTGCCGATGTGATCGAGGCGAGGCTGACCGACCGCAACACACCCGGACGAACCGTCCTTCCTTACAGACTGATCGCACGGGAGAGTGTCATATCCCATCGGAAGGGCCGCCCCCGGAAATATTGA
- a CDS encoding LacI family transcriptional regulator gives MKEEDVRNSPRRPSQADVGRRAGVTAATVSWALRNDPRIPAATQQRVLRAAEELGYTPDPVLAALVARRDRHRSRVTSSNLAALVDDRWQAERMRSWHRSFINGMKRACERLGYALDVLQIQADLGANRQPDRIMHGRGIRGMVLLPLQSHDVPLCLKGVKWERFSIVVVGNPPESLPFHRVGSDAFNAMHIACNRLRELGYRRIGLAHALIAEQRLRYEWLGAMSKELFAPDAVDGSRLEIVPPCLPEDFCERTFTEWVRVNRPEAVVGNDPAILEWLPANGWSIPRDIGVALLNRDSVDTPVAGISQHLDISGETAVEQLHTLLLRGETGFPEIPREVLIRPHWVDGPTLRKPRRSAAHSPGAT, from the coding sequence ATGAAGGAAGAAGATGTCCGTAATTCTCCCCGTCGGCCTTCGCAGGCCGATGTTGGCCGCCGGGCGGGAGTGACGGCGGCCACGGTTTCCTGGGCGTTGCGCAACGATCCGCGCATCCCGGCGGCGACGCAGCAGCGGGTGCTCAGGGCGGCGGAAGAACTCGGCTACACGCCCGATCCGGTGCTGGCCGCGCTGGTGGCGCGCCGCGACCGGCATCGTTCCCGGGTGACCAGCAGCAATCTCGCGGCACTCGTGGACGACCGCTGGCAGGCGGAGCGAATGAGATCCTGGCACCGGTCGTTTATCAACGGCATGAAGCGAGCATGCGAGCGCCTGGGATATGCTCTCGACGTGCTGCAAATCCAGGCAGATCTCGGCGCGAACAGGCAGCCCGACCGCATTATGCACGGACGCGGCATCCGGGGCATGGTGCTGCTGCCGCTTCAGTCGCATGATGTGCCGCTGTGCTTGAAAGGGGTGAAGTGGGAACGCTTCTCAATCGTGGTGGTGGGCAATCCTCCGGAGAGCCTGCCGTTTCATCGCGTGGGGAGTGACGCGTTCAATGCCATGCACATTGCCTGCAACCGGCTGCGTGAACTCGGCTACCGGCGCATCGGACTGGCGCACGCCCTGATCGCCGAGCAGCGGTTGCGCTACGAATGGCTAGGCGCGATGAGCAAGGAGTTGTTCGCGCCGGACGCAGTGGACGGGAGCAGACTGGAGATCGTCCCGCCGTGTCTGCCGGAGGATTTTTGCGAGCGAACCTTCACGGAGTGGGTCAGGGTAAACAGGCCGGAGGCGGTTGTCGGAAATGATCCGGCAATTCTTGAGTGGTTGCCCGCAAACGGCTGGAGTATCCCGCGCGACATCGGTGTTGCGTTGTTGAATCGTGATTCTGTGGATACGCCGGTCGCAGGCATTTCGCAGCATCTGGACATCTCCGGCGAGACGGCGGTCGAACAACTGCATACGCTTTTGCTGCGTGGGGAAACGGGTTTTCCTGAAATCCCCAGGGAGGTCTTGATCCGCCCGCACTGGGTGGATGGGCCGACTCTGCGCAAACCACGCCGGTCCGCCGCTCATTCGCCCGGCGCCACGTAA
- a CDS encoding 9-O-acetylesterase: MKPGKSLSTLVACIALLHIALRADVTLSSIFSEHAVLQKRDRVPVWGKASPGEQITVSLGNGGNALVVAKATTGSDGKWCIQLDLSRASSGPFELVVTGNNTLRIGDIVVGEVWLASGQSNMAWTVYNCTDSRPLIAASANPHIRQFSVKRDTSPVPLDEVQGEWRIAGPRTTGGFTAVGYFFARELQKSLNQPVGLIHASWGGTNIEGWISPDGLARNSDLKTSADRYRDDEQTFSNRIEKYKTDFVAWSIRNQRMDTPVLSPADVFGPATGTGPTLAWTPVHLPLPSTTVTAASVTLPPAGTVWYRRTLEVPVANAGIQQALEIGRIDGFYTVYFNGEKIIEVTPATGARPPRPIYVNGQFVKAGANTLAVRIYNPGGIPVIRSGPPLRFIFRPIDGEWQMHVEKSFPLPVPESPGMPAFPIMPQKPQDIGGYIYNAMIHPLVPYAIRGAIWYQGESNASRAWQYRDAFPLLIADWRAQWKSDDFPFYFCQLANFGGKSDKAGDNAWAEIREAQNLALKLPATGQAVLIDIGEADDVHPRNKIDVGDRLARVALANTYGQKITFSGPVFASHQREGSCIRLTFTHADGGLVARELPATWQPRSTVERFVPLVRNSVGSQLEGFAICGADQEWAWAQAKIENDNRVVVWSPSVPAPVAVRYAWAMNPTCNLYNAAGLPASPFRTDDFPAITRNTKY; this comes from the coding sequence ATGAAACCCGGCAAATCCCTCAGCACTCTCGTCGCGTGCATCGCTCTGTTGCACATCGCATTGCGCGCCGATGTTACGCTATCGTCCATTTTTTCCGAACACGCTGTTCTTCAAAAAAGGGACCGTGTCCCCGTCTGGGGAAAAGCCTCCCCAGGCGAACAAATCACCGTGTCACTTGGTAATGGTGGCAATGCCCTCGTCGTTGCCAAAGCCACCACTGGCAGCGATGGCAAATGGTGTATTCAACTTGACCTTTCCCGCGCCTCCTCCGGCCCGTTCGAACTTGTGGTCACCGGCAACAACACACTGCGCATCGGCGATATTGTTGTCGGCGAAGTGTGGCTTGCCTCCGGTCAATCCAACATGGCGTGGACCGTTTACAATTGCACCGATTCCAGGCCCCTCATCGCCGCCTCCGCCAACCCTCACATCCGTCAATTCAGTGTCAAACGCGACACATCCCCTGTTCCTTTGGACGAGGTGCAGGGCGAATGGCGCATCGCCGGTCCCCGCACCACCGGTGGCTTCACCGCCGTTGGCTACTTCTTCGCCCGGGAACTCCAGAAAAGCCTCAACCAACCGGTAGGACTCATTCACGCCAGTTGGGGCGGAACCAACATCGAAGGCTGGATCAGTCCCGATGGTCTCGCCCGCAATTCCGACCTCAAGACCTCCGCTGATCGCTACCGCGATGATGAGCAAACTTTTTCAAATCGTATCGAAAAATACAAGACAGATTTTGTTGCATGGTCTATTCGTAATCAACGCATGGATACCCCCGTCCTTTCTCCCGCTGACGTGTTTGGCCCGGCCACAGGCACCGGCCCGACCCTTGCGTGGACACCTGTGCATCTGCCTCTCCCATCCACCACCGTCACCGCCGCATCAGTCACTCTGCCTCCCGCTGGCACTGTCTGGTATCGACGCACACTTGAAGTTCCCGTCGCAAATGCCGGCATCCAGCAAGCGCTGGAAATCGGACGTATCGACGGATTCTATACCGTATATTTCAACGGCGAGAAAATCATTGAGGTCACCCCTGCCACGGGCGCCCGCCCACCCCGCCCGATCTACGTCAATGGCCAGTTCGTCAAGGCCGGCGCCAACACTTTGGCGGTTCGCATTTATAATCCCGGTGGCATTCCGGTCATTCGCAGCGGACCCCCACTGCGTTTCATCTTTCGCCCCATCGATGGCGAATGGCAGATGCACGTCGAAAAATCCTTTCCACTCCCCGTGCCCGAATCTCCCGGCATGCCCGCGTTCCCGATCATGCCACAGAAGCCCCAGGACATTGGTGGCTACATCTACAACGCAATGATCCATCCACTTGTTCCCTACGCCATCCGCGGAGCCATTTGGTATCAGGGTGAAAGCAACGCCAGTCGCGCCTGGCAATATCGTGATGCATTCCCTCTTTTGATTGCCGACTGGCGCGCACAATGGAAAAGCGATGACTTCCCATTCTACTTTTGCCAGCTCGCTAATTTTGGAGGGAAATCCGACAAGGCCGGTGACAATGCCTGGGCGGAGATTCGCGAAGCCCAAAACCTCGCGCTCAAACTTCCTGCAACCGGTCAGGCTGTGCTCATTGACATTGGTGAAGCCGACGACGTTCATCCGCGCAATAAAATCGACGTCGGCGATCGCCTCGCGCGTGTCGCCTTGGCCAATACCTATGGTCAAAAAATCACCTTTTCCGGTCCTGTTTTCGCGTCGCACCAGCGCGAGGGCTCCTGTATCCGCCTCACCTTCACCCATGCGGATGGCGGTCTCGTGGCCCGCGAACTTCCCGCCACCTGGCAGCCACGTTCTACCGTGGAGCGCTTCGTTCCACTCGTGCGCAACAGCGTCGGCAGTCAACTCGAAGGATTTGCCATTTGCGGCGCTGATCAGGAGTGGGCCTGGGCGCAGGCAAAAATAGAAAACGACAACAGGGTCGTCGTCTGGTCGCCATCCGTGCCCGCCCCGGTTGCCGTCCGGTACGCATGGGCAATGAACCCGACCTGCAACCTTTACAACGCCGCCGGGCTTCCTGCCTCGCCTTTCCGCACCGACGATTTCCCGGCCATCACCCGCAACACCAAATACTGA